A stretch of the Symmachiella macrocystis genome encodes the following:
- a CDS encoding NPCBM/NEW2 domain-containing protein: protein MSVWFLVTAAALLQQPQVELQTLEGAPQIGTLSQLTADGAVITTGEGGATVSADDLLEIRFPGRKSVLPPRNSIHVTLTDGSHFACKSFALASQRAQPTIEGLEPFSFSSRSLATIRLSPADGAIAELWSDMRKRDFETDALIIRKGDILDYLTGVIGDIDDKTVKFLIDNDELELPREKVFGLVFYHRTPRKTRPVCGISLTDGGLLLARSVELMESNLNARLSVGGSLKLPLSKIESLDFSNGKVVYLANMEPRDVQYVPYFDITWTYRRNSNLDGGPIRLGGQTYTKGLSIHSRTTLKYRLRGDYRRFRAVMGIDQIVEGRGNVKVVISADDNVLLETTVKGTDKPQPLDLDVSGARDLTILVDFGEDLDIADHLDLADARVTK, encoded by the coding sequence ATGAGCGTTTGGTTCCTGGTTACGGCTGCAGCCTTGCTACAACAACCCCAGGTGGAATTGCAAACACTTGAGGGGGCTCCCCAGATCGGGACCTTGTCGCAACTGACCGCCGACGGGGCAGTCATCACGACCGGCGAGGGAGGAGCGACCGTTTCTGCGGATGACCTGTTGGAAATCCGTTTTCCGGGACGAAAATCGGTACTTCCCCCGCGGAATTCCATTCATGTCACATTGACCGATGGATCGCATTTCGCATGCAAGTCGTTCGCACTTGCCTCCCAAAGAGCACAGCCAACGATCGAAGGTCTCGAGCCGTTCAGCTTTTCCTCCCGCTCATTAGCGACGATCCGTTTATCGCCAGCCGACGGTGCGATTGCTGAGCTGTGGAGTGACATGCGAAAACGCGATTTCGAGACCGATGCGCTCATCATCCGTAAGGGCGATATTCTGGACTATTTGACCGGGGTCATTGGCGACATCGATGACAAGACCGTTAAATTTCTCATCGACAATGACGAATTGGAACTTCCCCGCGAAAAAGTTTTCGGACTCGTTTTTTATCACCGCACGCCGCGAAAGACGAGACCCGTCTGCGGTATCTCCCTGACAGATGGCGGATTGTTATTGGCCCGTTCAGTTGAACTTATGGAGTCAAACCTGAACGCGCGGCTCTCGGTCGGCGGCTCGCTGAAGTTGCCACTCAGCAAGATTGAAAGCCTGGATTTTAGCAACGGCAAAGTTGTTTATCTCGCCAACATGGAACCACGCGATGTTCAATACGTCCCCTATTTCGACATCACTTGGACCTACCGTCGCAACAGCAATCTGGACGGGGGACCGATTCGACTAGGCGGGCAGACCTATACCAAGGGACTTTCGATTCACAGCCGCACAACGCTGAAATATCGGCTACGCGGCGACTACCGGCGATTTCGCGCGGTGATGGGAATCGACCAAATTGTCGAAGGGCGCGGAAATGTGAAGGTGGTCATTTCGGCCGACGACAATGTCCTTTTGGAAACAACTGTGAAAGGGACCGACAAACCGCAACCGCTGGACTTGGACGTGAGCGGCGCGCGGGACCTGACGATTCTCGTCGATTTTGGCGAGGACCTGGATATCGCCGATCATCTCGACCTTGCGGACGCCCGGGTTACGAAATAA
- a CDS encoding S1C family serine protease — translation MPKFLTSLIAALLLIAQIPAVPAPAVEPEVAQAEQQRIEVMARAASTVVAVFGAEGAGGGSGVLISPDGYALTNFHVVQGAGNFMKCGLADGVLYDAVIVSIDPTGDVALIKLLGRDDFPAAPMGNSDLLHQGDPVFAMGNPFLLATDFHPTATFGIVSGIHRYQYPSGTILEYTDCIQTDASINPGNSGGPLFNTAGEVVGINGRISLDKRGRVNVGAGYAISINQIKHFMDHLRSGRIVDHATLGAIVSTNQDGAVMVDNILEDTPVYRRGLRLDDEIVSFAGRPIRSVNQFKNILGIYPKGWKLPLAFRREVDGNIETHEIIVRLEALHRSSELTLDDSPKKPRGPRLPKTERKEQPPAVLKTSPELAKYYQKKPGFLNYYFNELERNRALRGLEDLGDFSEVSSRWIVTGKTETGEDFRIVFASTGMGMLLGENAYLQPLGEDAAIIDEPPGSGGLLAGLNHYRRLLTMGAAGFSEFFYVGSTPLDGVGERVDIVEAELNAGRSLWYFQKGTGELVGFDFWIHDDADPCEVRFSGRREFQGRILPARWTVNHADKTFVTLNIENCEFPTSDDESVKEAGR, via the coding sequence ATGCCCAAATTTTTAACCTCGCTGATTGCGGCCCTGTTGCTGATTGCGCAAATCCCGGCAGTCCCGGCCCCCGCCGTTGAGCCGGAAGTTGCGCAGGCGGAACAACAACGCATCGAGGTGATGGCCCGTGCCGCTTCGACGGTGGTTGCCGTTTTCGGAGCAGAGGGAGCCGGCGGCGGTTCAGGAGTCTTGATTTCGCCCGATGGATATGCCCTGACGAATTTCCACGTGGTGCAAGGCGCCGGCAATTTCATGAAGTGCGGCTTGGCCGATGGTGTCCTGTATGACGCGGTGATCGTCAGTATCGACCCCACGGGCGACGTGGCTTTGATCAAACTCTTGGGACGGGACGATTTCCCCGCCGCTCCGATGGGCAACAGCGATTTGCTCCACCAAGGGGATCCTGTGTTCGCCATGGGCAATCCCTTCCTGCTGGCAACCGACTTTCACCCGACGGCCACGTTTGGCATCGTTTCGGGAATTCACCGCTACCAATATCCCTCGGGTACGATTTTGGAGTACACCGACTGCATTCAAACCGACGCTTCGATCAATCCCGGCAACTCCGGCGGCCCGTTGTTCAACACCGCTGGGGAAGTGGTCGGGATCAACGGTCGTATTTCCCTAGATAAACGGGGCCGCGTCAATGTGGGGGCGGGCTACGCCATCTCCATCAATCAAATCAAACATTTCATGGACCACCTCCGCAGTGGACGCATCGTGGACCATGCTACGTTGGGCGCGATCGTCTCCACAAATCAGGATGGCGCGGTGATGGTCGACAACATCTTGGAGGATACACCCGTCTATCGCCGAGGTTTGCGATTGGATGACGAAATCGTTTCCTTTGCTGGGCGACCGATTCGTAGTGTGAATCAATTCAAAAACATCCTGGGAATTTACCCCAAAGGATGGAAGTTGCCGCTCGCGTTTCGTCGGGAAGTCGATGGCAATATCGAAACCCACGAAATCATCGTTCGCTTAGAGGCATTGCACCGCAGCAGTGAATTGACGCTCGACGATTCCCCCAAAAAACCGCGCGGCCCCCGTCTGCCCAAAACTGAACGCAAGGAACAACCTCCGGCCGTGTTAAAGACATCGCCGGAACTGGCAAAATACTATCAGAAAAAACCGGGGTTCCTGAATTACTATTTCAATGAACTCGAACGCAATCGCGCACTACGAGGGTTGGAGGATCTGGGCGATTTTTCCGAGGTGAGCAGTCGCTGGATCGTGACCGGCAAGACGGAAACCGGCGAAGATTTCCGCATTGTATTCGCCTCCACAGGAATGGGAATGCTGTTAGGCGAAAACGCCTACTTGCAGCCCTTGGGCGAGGATGCCGCGATCATCGATGAACCGCCGGGCAGCGGCGGTTTGTTGGCCGGATTGAACCACTATCGTCGCCTATTGACGATGGGAGCTGCCGGTTTTTCTGAATTCTTTTACGTCGGCAGCACCCCGCTGGATGGTGTGGGCGAGCGTGTTGATATTGTCGAAGCGGAATTGAACGCCGGACGTTCACTGTGGTATTTCCAAAAGGGCACGGGCGAACTGGTCGGGTTTGACTTTTGGATCCATGACGATGCAGATCCTTGCGAGGTCCGCTTCTCCGGTAGGCGAGAATTCCAGGGACGAATATTACCCGCGCGGTGGACGGTCAATCACGCCGACAAAACTTTCGTCACATTGAATATCGAAAACTGTGAGTTTCCAACGTCCGACGACGAATCAGTCAAGGAGGCGGGCCGATGA
- a CDS encoding S1C family serine protease, translated as MKHLLRSSIMILLVCGSMPLANAQDELSPIQEVQTRLVKIFGAGGIGGLHSYSTGFIISPDGYIATVWSHVLDPDVVTVVLGNGRKLEGRIVGAEPQLHLAILKVDAEDLPYFDLDDAASAGTGQRVLAFGNMYKVATGDEPVSVMQGVIAAKTRLRARRGAFEVPFDGPVYVVDAITNNPGMGGGVLTTRDGRLLAMIGKELRNAETNTWINYAIPVDELADVAHQIKSGTFRRSDTPKSRTAPPQNYRAIDFGIVLIPDVLSRTPAYIDSLLPGSDAAQQDLRPDDLLLFINGELIQSCKELQAELGRLEEADIVQLVVRRGDSLVSVELEAPEKDEP; from the coding sequence ATGAAACATCTCTTGCGTAGCAGTATTATGATTCTGCTGGTTTGTGGGAGCATGCCCCTCGCAAACGCCCAAGATGAGCTGTCCCCCATCCAGGAAGTGCAAACACGGCTGGTGAAAATCTTCGGTGCCGGCGGCATCGGCGGATTGCATTCCTATAGCACCGGTTTCATCATCTCGCCCGACGGTTATATCGCCACGGTCTGGAGCCACGTTTTGGATCCCGACGTGGTGACGGTCGTGCTGGGCAACGGACGTAAACTGGAAGGCCGCATCGTCGGGGCCGAGCCGCAATTGCATCTGGCAATTCTCAAAGTCGATGCTGAGGACCTCCCCTATTTTGATTTAGACGACGCTGCTTCAGCCGGAACCGGGCAGCGCGTCCTAGCCTTTGGTAATATGTACAAGGTGGCTACGGGCGATGAACCGGTCTCGGTGATGCAAGGCGTGATTGCCGCTAAGACGCGATTGCGTGCGCGGCGGGGCGCGTTTGAGGTCCCCTTTGACGGGCCTGTCTATGTCGTCGATGCCATCACCAACAATCCCGGTATGGGCGGCGGAGTGTTGACAACCCGCGACGGCCGGTTGCTGGCCATGATTGGCAAGGAACTGCGCAACGCTGAAACCAATACCTGGATCAATTATGCTATCCCGGTGGATGAGTTGGCTGATGTCGCGCATCAAATCAAATCCGGAACATTTCGCCGAAGTGATACCCCCAAAAGCCGGACCGCCCCACCGCAAAACTATCGCGCGATCGACTTTGGCATCGTGCTTATTCCAGACGTACTCAGCCGCACACCGGCCTATATTGACAGTCTCCTTCCCGGCAGCGATGCCGCCCAACAAGACCTACGCCCCGACGACCTGTTGCTGTTCATCAACGGTGAACTCATTCAGTCCTGCAAGGAATTGCAGGCCGAATTGGGCCGACTGGAAGAGGCGGATATTGTCCAATTGGTCGTCCGCCGCGGAGACAGTTTGGTCTCTGTGGAGTTAGAAGCCCCTGAAAAAGACGAACCATAG
- a CDS encoding PDZ domain-containing protein, whose translation MPNQKLRLTILTLLSIVVVIIIAPTARAQTDGKLAVLEERALKQAAAIVAPSTVRIETVGGLERVEEILAGTGPTTGVVVSADGYIITSSFNFAAKPSSILVTLPDGRRFAARQVASDNLKMLTLIKINAENLTPAPAAPRDSIRVGQWAIALGRTYETPFPSMSVGIVSALNRIWGKAIQTDAKVSPVNYGGPLVDIEGRVLGVLVPLSPQGKSDAAGVEWYDAGIGFAIPMSDIYAVLDQLKAEKDLHSGLLGITFESKDLYSTPPVVDHVWYNSPAQKAGIKSGDTIVEVNNAATTRITQVRHALGNAYAGDKIALSVNRDGETIKVDFELAAKLEPYESAFLGILPERLSTIEPAEAAGVEVRYVYADSPAAAAGLQRGDRITEFNDAPQSTAIELRDALSRARPGDKAVLTYLRKGESQTAEVELQKISAVIPAELPRSPIPLPAEKNEDSEKTGRLAETLETHAHDLWAFVPDDYNPDYQYALLVWIHPSRNTMEADMLKRWKQICRERGVILLAPKAGTAETWTPNEIGFIKAAVESFVHRYSIDQERIVLHGFDSGAVLAQQLAFKERELFPAICLARAPLAVQPPENRPDFPLQWDFVYGADDPQSRKIEASIQALEKMRYPVSHRAVPGLGQEYPPEPAIEEVGRWIDALDRI comes from the coding sequence ATGCCGAATCAAAAACTACGGCTGACCATACTCACGCTATTGAGCATCGTCGTCGTGATCATAATTGCCCCAACGGCCAGAGCGCAGACGGATGGCAAATTGGCTGTCTTGGAAGAACGCGCGCTCAAACAAGCTGCGGCGATTGTTGCTCCGTCGACTGTGCGGATTGAAACCGTCGGAGGTTTAGAGCGAGTCGAAGAAATCCTGGCTGGAACGGGACCGACTACAGGTGTAGTTGTTTCGGCCGATGGGTACATCATTACCAGCTCCTTCAATTTTGCCGCCAAACCGTCGTCCATCTTGGTGACGTTGCCCGACGGTCGCCGCTTTGCCGCGCGACAGGTTGCGTCGGACAACCTCAAGATGCTGACCTTGATCAAGATCAACGCCGAGAATTTGACGCCAGCCCCTGCCGCACCGCGCGACAGCATCCGCGTAGGACAATGGGCCATCGCCCTGGGACGGACTTATGAAACCCCGTTTCCCAGCATGTCGGTGGGCATTGTCAGCGCGCTCAATCGAATCTGGGGCAAGGCGATTCAAACCGACGCCAAGGTTTCGCCCGTGAATTACGGCGGACCGTTGGTCGACATCGAAGGCCGCGTCCTGGGCGTGTTGGTTCCACTCTCGCCGCAAGGAAAATCCGACGCAGCGGGCGTTGAATGGTACGATGCGGGGATCGGCTTCGCGATTCCGATGTCCGACATCTATGCCGTGCTCGATCAACTCAAAGCCGAGAAAGACCTGCACAGTGGTTTGTTGGGCATTACGTTTGAAAGTAAGGATCTCTACAGCACGCCCCCGGTGGTCGACCACGTTTGGTACAACTCCCCCGCACAGAAGGCCGGAATCAAATCGGGTGACACGATCGTCGAGGTCAACAACGCGGCAACGACAAGGATTACCCAAGTTCGGCACGCATTGGGCAACGCCTATGCCGGAGATAAAATTGCATTGAGCGTCAATCGCGACGGCGAGACGATCAAGGTGGACTTCGAATTGGCCGCAAAATTAGAGCCCTACGAATCCGCTTTTTTGGGAATCTTGCCCGAGCGTCTTTCCACCATCGAGCCGGCTGAGGCCGCTGGTGTGGAAGTTCGCTACGTCTATGCCGACAGCCCGGCAGCCGCCGCGGGACTACAGCGCGGGGACCGCATCACAGAATTCAATGACGCACCACAAAGTACAGCCATCGAGTTACGCGACGCGCTGAGCCGCGCGCGGCCCGGCGATAAAGCAGTCCTCACCTATCTGCGCAAGGGGGAATCCCAAACCGCTGAGGTGGAGTTGCAAAAGATCTCAGCTGTGATCCCGGCAGAATTACCACGCTCGCCCATCCCATTGCCGGCGGAGAAAAACGAGGATTCTGAAAAAACAGGACGCTTGGCCGAAACGCTGGAAACGCACGCGCACGATTTGTGGGCCTTCGTTCCGGATGATTACAACCCTGACTACCAGTACGCGCTCTTGGTGTGGATCCATCCGTCGAGAAACACTATGGAAGCCGACATGCTCAAACGTTGGAAGCAGATTTGCCGCGAGCGCGGTGTGATCCTGCTGGCCCCTAAGGCAGGTACCGCTGAGACATGGACTCCCAACGAAATCGGCTTCATTAAGGCAGCCGTCGAATCGTTTGTCCATCGCTATTCCATTGACCAGGAGCGGATCGTATTACACGGTTTCGACTCGGGTGCAGTCCTGGCCCAGCAGTTGGCATTCAAAGAACGCGAACTGTTCCCAGCGATCTGTCTCGCCAGAGCCCCGCTGGCCGTCCAGCCACCTGAGAATCGTCCCGACTTCCCGTTGCAATGGGATTTCGTCTACGGTGCCGACGACCCGCAGAGTCGCAAAATTGAGGCATCGATTCAGGCGCTGGAGAAAATGCGGTATCCGGTCAGCCATCGCGCAGTTCCGGGATTGGGACAAGAATATCCACCGGAACCAGCCATCGAAGAGGTCGGTCGCTGGATCGACGCGCTGGACCGCATTTGA
- a CDS encoding phosphoribosylaminoimidazolesuccinocarboxamide synthase, whose protein sequence is MSNNSLLQSSIPGMEAHRGKVRDVYEFGDKLLFVATDRISAFDWVLPTGIPDKGRVLTQMSKVWFDRLDVRNHLISMDMGDLDLPDGVDVESLDGRSMVVLKTEVFPVECVVRGYLSGSGWKEYQETGRVCGIQLPAGMKESDKLAEPIFTPATKETSGHDINISFEQMCEIIPAETSKKLRDLSFQVYQSGADYAAKEGIIIADTKFEFGHLDGEIILIDEVLTPDSSRFWPVDQYEPGKSQPSFDKQFVRDHLVECGWDRNSEPPALPDDIVAKTRAKYVEAYEILAKGEFPWK, encoded by the coding sequence ATGAGTAATAATTCGCTGCTGCAAAGTTCCATTCCCGGTATGGAAGCCCACCGAGGCAAAGTTCGTGATGTGTACGAATTTGGCGATAAACTGTTGTTCGTTGCCACCGACCGCATTTCCGCCTTCGACTGGGTTCTGCCCACCGGCATCCCCGACAAAGGCCGTGTGCTGACCCAAATGAGCAAGGTATGGTTTGACCGCTTGGACGTGCGGAACCATCTGATCAGCATGGATATGGGGGACCTGGATCTGCCCGATGGCGTTGATGTCGAGTCACTGGACGGACGGAGCATGGTCGTGCTCAAGACCGAGGTGTTTCCGGTCGAATGTGTTGTCCGGGGCTACCTGTCAGGATCGGGCTGGAAGGAATACCAAGAAACCGGCCGTGTCTGCGGCATTCAACTTCCCGCGGGAATGAAGGAAAGCGATAAACTCGCCGAACCGATCTTCACTCCCGCCACCAAGGAGACCAGCGGACACGACATCAACATCTCATTTGAACAGATGTGCGAAATCATTCCGGCCGAGACATCGAAAAAGCTCCGTGATTTGAGCTTTCAGGTGTATCAATCAGGTGCGGACTATGCGGCGAAGGAAGGGATCATCATCGCCGATACGAAATTCGAGTTCGGTCATTTGGATGGGGAGATCATTCTCATCGACGAAGTCCTTACCCCCGACAGCTCACGGTTTTGGCCGGTGGATCAATACGAACCGGGCAAGTCGCAACCCTCCTTCGATAAACAATTCGTGCGGGACCACTTGGTCGAATGTGGCTGGGACCGCAACAGCGAACCCCCCGCCCTGCCCGATGACATTGTCGCCAAAACGCGTGCGAAATACGTCGAGGCCTACGAAATATTGGCCAAAGGCGAATTCCCCTGGAAATAA
- the aroC gene encoding chorismate synthase — translation MTGNSFGQAFRITTAGESHGPGNVVIIDGVPPGLELSVEDLMVDLDRRRPGQSKIVTQRNEADLPEILAGVFEGHTTGTSLAILIRNTDQRSRDYSDIQDKYRPGHADYTYDAKYGFRDYRGGGRSSARETTARVAAGVVAKKLIAAAFGGQVVGYVSQVGDIRAEIPDPAAVTLDAVEKLPDGEPNIVRCPDIAAATKMIELIESVRKEGDSIGGAGEIVASGVPAGLGEPVFDKIKADLAKALFSLPAVLGVEYGIGFGCVTMRGSKNNDLFTAGPAGHEAEITTSSNRHGGMLGGITSGLPIVLRAAVKPTSSLPIAQSTVTRDGQPTTIQTKGRHDPCLLPRFIPMAEAMVAIVLADHWLRHAGQNSLDL, via the coding sequence ATGACGGGCAATTCCTTTGGACAGGCATTTCGGATCACCACCGCCGGCGAAAGCCACGGGCCAGGGAATGTCGTTATTATTGACGGCGTTCCGCCCGGGTTGGAGTTGTCGGTCGAGGACCTGATGGTCGATCTCGATCGCCGTCGTCCCGGACAAAGCAAAATCGTTACTCAGCGCAACGAAGCCGATCTGCCGGAAATCCTCGCGGGTGTCTTTGAAGGGCACACCACCGGCACCAGCTTGGCGATCCTCATCCGTAATACCGATCAGCGCAGCCGGGATTACAGTGACATCCAGGACAAATACCGTCCCGGCCACGCGGACTATACCTACGACGCGAAATACGGTTTTCGCGACTATCGCGGCGGAGGGCGTTCCAGCGCCCGCGAAACGACGGCCCGCGTCGCTGCCGGTGTTGTCGCCAAAAAATTAATCGCCGCTGCTTTCGGCGGACAGGTCGTCGGTTATGTTTCACAGGTTGGCGACATCCGCGCCGAGATTCCCGACCCGGCGGCGGTCACGCTCGATGCGGTCGAAAAACTTCCGGACGGGGAACCCAATATCGTCCGCTGTCCCGATATTGCGGCAGCAACAAAGATGATCGAGCTGATCGAATCGGTCCGCAAGGAAGGGGATTCAATCGGCGGCGCGGGGGAAATTGTCGCTTCGGGGGTTCCGGCCGGATTGGGAGAACCGGTGTTTGACAAAATCAAAGCCGATCTCGCCAAAGCGCTCTTCAGTTTGCCGGCCGTACTGGGAGTGGAATACGGTATCGGCTTTGGCTGCGTCACGATGCGGGGTAGCAAGAACAACGATCTGTTCACCGCAGGCCCAGCCGGTCACGAAGCTGAGATTACGACCTCGTCGAATCGTCATGGCGGAATGTTGGGGGGGATCACCAGTGGCCTGCCCATCGTGTTGCGTGCCGCGGTGAAACCGACCAGCAGTTTGCCGATTGCTCAATCGACCGTCACCCGTGACGGCCAACCGACCACGATTCAAACCAAGGGCCGCCACGACCCGTGTCTTTTACCACGGTTCATTCCCATGGCTGAGGCAATGGTCGCAATCGTACTCGCCGACCACTGGCTGCGCCACGCCGGGCAAAACTCACTCGACCTCTAG